In Plasmodium falciparum 3D7 genome assembly, chromosome: 13, the following are encoded in one genomic region:
- a CDS encoding gamete antigen 27/25: MSKVQKDSAKPLDKFGNIYDYHYEHETHAPLSPRIRKVGDIEFHACSDYIYLLMTLSKDPEKFNYALKDRVSIRRYVRKNQNRYNYFLIEERVQDNIVNRISDRLISYCTDKEVTEDYIKKIDDYLWVEQRVIEEVSINVDHAREVKEKKRIMNDKKLIRMLFDTYEYVKDVKFTDDQYKDAAARISQFLIDVVDSYIIKPIPALPVTPDEPHHNNI; the protein is encoded by the coding sequence ATGAGTAAGGTACAAAAGGATAGTGCCAAGCCCTTGGATAAATTTGGAAATATCTATGATTATCACTATGAGCATGAAACACATGCCCCTCTCTCACCTCGTATTAGAAAAGTTGGGGATATTGAGTTTCATGCCTGTAGCGATTACATTTATTTGTTGATGACCCTTAGCAAGGATCCTGAGAAGTTTAATTACGCTCTCAAGGATAGGGTTAGTATCAGGAGATATGTTCGCAAGAATCAAAATAGATATAACTATTTTCTTATTGAAGAACGTGTCCAAGATAACATTGTCAACAGAATAAGTGATCGTTTAATTTCTTATTGTACTGACAAAGAAGTTACGGAAGACTACATTAAGAAAATTGACGATTACTTATGGGTTGAACAAAGAGTAATAGAAGAAGTTTCTATTAATGTTGATCATGCTAGAGAAGTTAAAGAGAAGAAGCGTATCATGAACGACAAGAAATTGATCAGAATGTTATTTGACACCTATGAATATGTCAAGGATGTCAAATTTACAGATGACCAATATAAGGACGCAGCAGCAAGAATAAGTCAATTTCTTATTGATGTTGTTGATTCTTATATAATCAAGCCAATACCTGCTTTACCCGTAACACCTGATGAACCACATCACaacaatatttaa
- a CDS encoding EMP1-trafficking protein, which translates to MVVLYNNKEDIAVCDDGVNKEVIKNIFMEDIESKRRKEAIVRKRSIVHFGLKLFLFSFCIWTLQYANNNYDYRDNGNNYTLENILESRINRSLSEKQSHVTNSATEVAAQENNSTEEKKNNPPVEQQQQQQQQQQQQQQQQQQQQQQQQQQQQQQQQQPNELNNFENKLKDLKDCLFDKLDNAVDWENLSSNVKGYLEKVDSTIENKIKKEVQTATQQSNLMTNLDPKTQFIKNFTKNYDLYTPPLLLMLASAMLSENLKKKIFQVIAFLLFVVLIYLYLKLKKVNKNIKKDTNDNTTNNKSATKTNVTKTS; encoded by the exons ATGGTAGtgctatataataataaggaaGATATAGCTGTATGTGACGATGGAGTTAATAAAGaagtaattaaaaatatttttatggaaGACATTGAAAGTAAAAGAAGAAAGGAAGCAATTGTTAGAAAACGTAGCATTGTACATTTTggtttaaaattatttttattttccttttgtaTTTGGACTTTACAATATGCTAACAATAAT tatgATTATAGGGACAATGGCAATAATTATACCCTTGAAAATATACTAGAATCAAGAATTAATAGATCTTTATCAGAAAAGCAATCTCATGTTACTAATTCAGCAACCGAAGTAGCTGCACAAGAAAATAATAGTAcagaggaaaaaaaaaacaacccCCCCGTAGAACagcaacaacaacaacaacagcaacaacaacaacaacagcAACAACAACagcaacaacaacaacaacaacaacaacaacaacaacaacaacaacaacaaccaaatgaattaaataattttgaaaataaattaaaagatttaAAAGATTGTTTATTCGATAAACTTGATAATGCCGTTGATTGGGAAAATCTTTCTAGCAATGTTAAAGGATATTTGGAAAAGGTTGATAGTactatagaaaataaaataaagaaagaagTTCAAACAGCTACTCAACAAAGCAATTTGATGACAAATTTAGATCCAAAAACAcaattcataaaaaatttcACAAAGaattatgatttatatacACCACCACTTTTACTAATGTTAGCTTCAGCTATGTTATcagaaaatttaaaaaaaaaaatattccaaGTAATCGCCTTCCTTCTTTTTgttgttttaatttatttatatttgaaattaaagaaagttaataaaaatattaaaaaagatacaaatgataatacaacaaataataaatcagCGACAAAGACAAATGTTACTAAAACGTCCTAA
- a CDS encoding early transcribed membrane protein 13: MKVSKLVLFAHIFFIINILCQYICLNASKVNKKGKIAEEKKRKNIKNIDKAIEEHNKRKKLIYYSLIASGAIASVAAILGLGYYGYKKSREDDLYYNKYLEYRNGEYNIKYQDGAIASTSEFYIEPEGINKINLNKPIIENKNNVDVSIKRYNNFVDIARLSIQKHFEHLSNDQKDSHVNNMEYMQKFVQGLQENRNISLSKYQENKAVMDLKYHLQKVYANYLSQEEN; the protein is encoded by the coding sequence ATGAAGGTCTCTAAATTAGTCTTGTTTGcgcacatattttttattataaatatcttatgtcaatatatttgtttaaatGCTTCTAAAGTAAATAAAAAGGGTAAAATAgcagaagaaaagaaaagaaaaaatattaaaaacattGATAAAGCAATAGAAGAACACAACAAAAGGAAGAAActaatttattattcattgATAGCATCTGGGGCAATAGCATCGGTTGCGGCAATATTGGGATTAGGATATTatggatataaaaaatcGCGAGAAgatgatttatattataataaatatttggaATATAGAAATGGAgaatacaatataaaatatcaaGATGGTGCTATAGCAAGTACTAGTGAATTTTATATAGAACCTGaaggaataaataaaataaatttaaataaacccataattgaaaataaaaataatgtagaTGTGTcaattaaaagatataataattttgtagATATAGCACGACTTAGTATACAAAAACATTTTGAACATTTATCAAATGATCAAAAAGATTCTCATGTAAATAACATGGAATATATGCAAAAATTTGTTCAAGGATTACAagaaaatagaaatatatctCTATCCAAATATCAAGAAAATAAAGCTGTTATGGATTTAAAATATCATTTACAAAAAGTTTATGCTAATTATTTATCTCAAGAAGAGAACTAA
- a CDS encoding CX3CL1-binding protein 2, with the protein MSFCYVRTISIALFLFIFLFLNNGNFKNNFYRKDNKYSSIKIRSFRSLAENQKVETEQSTPAKPEPTEFVNNDIHQNKNTFKKLKNNEKKKEILEEKMKDFVKLYVNKSSGECQRYRLQQHLKNYSSSNEYKKFMNKFVKFLKVHNDLNALKSQLHFNNVRAATIIFIAGFLSIFAILLTISAVAATSKFTNNMLAIAGVGALGSALSLPGMALLFVPAMLYVLNRKNEITNHYSERIIKQVSNF; encoded by the exons ATGTCCTTTTGTTACGTTAGAACAATTTCTATTGcactttttttattcatattccTATTTCTTAATAAT gGAAACTTTAAGAACAATTTTTATAGGaaggataataaatatagtagtataaaaataagaagtTTTAGATCATTAGCAGAAAATCAGAAAGTCGAAACAGAACAATCTACACCAGCTAAACCAGAACCAACAGAATTcgtaaataatgatattcaccaaaacaaaaataccttcaaaaaattaaaaaataatgaaaaaaaaaaagaaatattggaggaaaaaatgaaagattTTGTAAAATTGTACGTAAATAAATCATCTGGTGAATGTCAACGTTACAGATTACAACAACACcttaaaaattattcatcCAGTAAcgaatacaaaaaatttatgaataagtttgttaaatttttaaaagttCACAACGATCTCAATGCACTCAAATCACAATTACATTTCAATAATGTTAGAGCAGCTACCATTATTTTCATAGCAGGATTCTTATCAATCTTTGCTATCTTATTAACTATTTCAGCAGTAGCTGCAACATCTAAATTCACTAATAATATGCTTGCTATTGCAGGAGTTGGTGCTCTTGGTTCAGCATTATCATTACCTGGTATGGCATTATTATTTGTCCCAGCTatgttatatgtattaaatagaaaaaatgaaataacaaATCATTATAGTGAAAGAATCATTAAACAAGTTtctaatttttaa